One segment of Panicum virgatum strain AP13 chromosome 1K, P.virgatum_v5, whole genome shotgun sequence DNA contains the following:
- the LOC120652184 gene encoding protein RGF1 INDUCIBLE TRANSCRIPTION FACTOR 1-like produces MTGLKQMALLDAQRSPPAWLRRLLETNFFEKCSDHPEAWRSTRSAGCCNFFCTACASRALCSRCLGDHAGHEIIQIRKSSSHCLVKVEDLRHLLNVSLVQTYIINGAPAVFLDERSMSGKGKKPGAETECEECGRGLQDAGSLFCSLGCKVRSIKSRPAPCSVVRFYV; encoded by the exons ATGACCGGCCTGAAGCAGATGGCACTTCTGGACGCGcagcgctccccgccggcgtgGCTGCGTCGGCTTCTGGAGACGAACTTCTTCGAGAAGTGCTCGGACCACCCGGAGGCGTGGCGCTCGACGAGGAGCGCCGGCTGCTGCAATTTCTTCTGCACAGCCTGCGCCAGCCGCGCCCTTTGCTCAAGATGCCTCGGCGACCACGCAGGCCACGAAATTATCCAG ATCCGGAAGTCTTCGTCGCACTGCCTTGTGAAGGTGGAAGACCTGCGCCACCTGCTGAACGTGTCATTGGTGCAGACGTACATCATCAACGGCGCGCCGGCTGTTTTCCTCGACGAGCGGAGCATGTCGGGGAAGGGGAAGAAGCCTGGCGCAGAAACCGAGTGCGAGGAATGCGGTCGGGGTCTCCAGGACGCGGGCTCTCTCTTCTGCTCGCTCGGATGCAAGGTGCGCTCGATAAAATCTCGCCCGGCTCCATGCTCTGTGGTCCGATTTTATGTGTAG